One genomic region from Salinicola endophyticus encodes:
- a CDS encoding circularly permuted type 2 ATP-grasp protein, whose protein sequence is MAEIDIRTTPWLGDYETESGFDLLVTPRGSLRRRWQPLLAALERLDRDTLAQRVEEIQRLLHENGVTYGRSADDPESLRQWRLDPLPLVITPTEWQHLERALLQRMRLLDALLADIYGPRRMLEEGVLPADALFANPGFLLACDRLYGKRGPALSLLAVDLSRDSDGRWCVLADHLQTPTGMGFALENRIAMARAFPGVYRNAPLRRLAGFLERQHHALGALSPLTLDQPRIALLAPGSAHASHFEHAYLANYLNLALVEGSDLVVRDARVWMRTLGGLEPVDVLLKQIGDAWSDPLELEADSLIGVPGLLAAIRGGGVGVANPPGVGVLENPLIAASLPRLCERLLGEPLAISGPESHWCGEAAGLAWSLADFERLRFQRIDVGHAIIEPKSLAPAAQAALRAALVAHPERYVASRPLEGATAPFMTHVGAGLTPATFNLRCFVQARYDDQRRPAGFEAMPGGVAWQGLPGAEMATSQCVKDVWVSATSPQPHVSRLRRASQAFVVTRDGADLPSRVAESLFWLGRYGERLDGQARLLREAIYRLMEQDQETLADPALDDLLRLLGLERELADPARNRFQHDREQLLSLFKEGHPEALPSLLARLVANGRAVRDHLGDDAWRVFNQLHQEGARLPQAGIHEGRRAVEALITQSAAFFGFCNETMPHHYGWRFLDIGRFIERAMLTLRLLRVALIEAPQSAPQGDNAPATGDGLWEVVLATTDNASAYRRRYRSELYPAAILDLLLFDEGNPRSIGYMFKRLERQIAHLPQPQDTPYRSDEARLLIRARAALHLADLDSLAESALLPQARQTLATLLDALAEPLAALSQAIEYSHFSHAEAPRQLIPMQAP, encoded by the coding sequence ATGGCCGAGATCGATATCCGCACTACGCCCTGGCTTGGCGATTATGAGACCGAGTCGGGCTTTGATCTGCTGGTGACCCCGCGCGGTTCGCTGCGGCGACGCTGGCAGCCGCTGCTGGCGGCACTGGAGCGCCTCGACCGAGACACCCTGGCCCAGCGGGTCGAAGAGATTCAGCGCCTGCTGCACGAGAACGGTGTCACCTACGGGCGCTCGGCCGACGACCCCGAGAGCCTGCGCCAGTGGCGGCTCGATCCGCTGCCGCTGGTGATCACGCCGACCGAGTGGCAGCATCTGGAGCGCGCGCTCCTTCAGCGCATGCGTCTGCTCGACGCGCTACTGGCGGATATCTATGGCCCTCGGCGCATGCTCGAGGAGGGTGTGCTGCCCGCCGATGCGCTGTTCGCCAATCCGGGCTTCCTGCTCGCCTGCGACCGTCTCTACGGCAAGCGCGGGCCGGCGCTTTCTCTGCTGGCGGTGGATCTGAGCCGCGACAGCGACGGCCGCTGGTGCGTGCTTGCCGATCATCTGCAGACACCGACCGGCATGGGCTTTGCGCTGGAGAACCGGATCGCCATGGCACGTGCCTTCCCCGGTGTCTATCGCAATGCGCCGCTGCGCCGTCTGGCGGGTTTTCTCGAACGCCAGCACCACGCCCTGGGCGCACTCTCGCCGTTGACGCTGGACCAGCCGCGGATTGCGCTGCTGGCGCCGGGCTCGGCGCACGCCAGCCATTTCGAACACGCCTACCTGGCCAACTATCTCAACCTGGCACTGGTCGAAGGCAGTGACCTGGTAGTGCGCGATGCGCGGGTATGGATGCGCACCCTGGGTGGGCTGGAGCCGGTGGACGTGCTGCTCAAGCAGATCGGCGACGCCTGGAGTGATCCGCTGGAGCTGGAAGCCGACTCGCTGATCGGCGTGCCCGGGCTGCTTGCCGCGATTCGCGGCGGCGGTGTCGGGGTGGCCAACCCTCCGGGTGTCGGCGTACTCGAAAATCCGCTGATCGCGGCCTCTCTGCCGCGTCTGTGCGAGCGCTTGCTGGGTGAGCCGCTGGCGATCTCGGGGCCCGAGTCGCACTGGTGCGGCGAGGCGGCGGGGCTGGCCTGGTCGCTCGCCGACTTCGAGCGCCTGCGCTTTCAGCGCATCGACGTCGGCCACGCGATCATCGAACCCAAGAGCCTGGCACCGGCGGCACAGGCGGCGCTGCGCGCGGCGCTGGTGGCGCATCCCGAGCGCTATGTGGCATCGCGTCCGCTGGAGGGCGCCACGGCGCCGTTCATGACCCACGTCGGCGCCGGGCTGACGCCGGCGACTTTCAATCTGCGCTGCTTCGTGCAGGCGCGCTACGACGACCAGCGCCGGCCGGCGGGCTTCGAGGCGATGCCGGGCGGCGTGGCGTGGCAAGGGCTGCCCGGAGCGGAGATGGCGACGAGTCAGTGCGTCAAGGACGTGTGGGTCAGCGCGACCTCGCCCCAGCCCCACGTCAGTCGCCTGCGGCGCGCGTCGCAGGCGTTCGTGGTCACCCGGGACGGCGCCGATCTGCCCAGTCGGGTGGCCGAGAGCCTGTTCTGGCTGGGGCGCTACGGTGAGCGCCTGGATGGCCAGGCGCGGCTGCTGCGTGAAGCGATCTATCGTCTGATGGAGCAGGACCAGGAGACCCTCGCCGACCCGGCGCTGGACGATCTGCTCCGCCTGCTGGGGCTCGAGCGGGAGCTGGCCGATCCCGCCCGAAACCGTTTCCAGCATGACCGCGAGCAGCTCCTGTCGCTGTTCAAGGAGGGCCATCCGGAGGCGCTGCCCAGCCTGCTGGCGCGCTTGGTGGCCAATGGGCGGGCGGTACGCGACCATCTCGGCGACGACGCCTGGCGGGTGTTCAACCAGCTGCATCAGGAGGGCGCGCGTCTGCCGCAGGCGGGCATTCACGAAGGGCGGCGCGCGGTAGAAGCGCTGATCACTCAGTCGGCGGCGTTCTTCGGCTTCTGCAACGAGACCATGCCGCACCATTACGGCTGGCGCTTCCTCGACATCGGGCGTTTCATCGAGCGCGCCATGCTCACCCTGCGGCTGCTGCGGGTGGCGCTGATCGAAGCACCTCAGTCCGCGCCCCAGGGTGACAATGCGCCAGCGACCGGTGACGGCCTGTGGGAGGTGGTGCTGGCGACCACCGACAATGCCAGCGCTTACCGCCGACGCTACCGCAGCGAGCTCTATCCGGCGGCGATTCTCGATCTGCTACTGTTCGATGAGGGCAATCCGCGCTCGATCGGCTATATGTTCAAGCGTCTGGAGCGCCAGATCGCGCATCTGCCGCAGCCGCAGGACACGCCCTATCGCAGCGACGAGGCGCGGTTGCTGATTCGCGCGCGCGCCGCGCTGCATCTGGCGGATCTCGACTCGCTGGCGGAGAGTGCTCTGCTGCCGCAGGCGAGGCAGACGCTGGCGACCCTGCTGGATGCTCTGGCCGAGCCGCTGGCGGCGCTGTCGCAGGCGATCGAGTACAGCCACTTCAGCCATGCCGAGGCGCCGCGCCAGCTGATTCCGATGCAGGCGCCCTGA
- a CDS encoding XRE family transcriptional regulator: MEADLAALGERLKARRQACRLSLDGVARETGVSKAMLGQIERGESTPTVATLWKIASGLRVPMSYFLAPGLTPASRSSIPWHQDASGMTVLPLFAFDPGLGFEMFVIDLPQGTFSESPAHAPGIVEHVVVIEGAMELAIEGQWHRLEAGDAMRFAADRPHAYRNLDAPRARIHDLIHYPAGM, from the coding sequence ATGGAAGCCGATCTCGCGGCCCTGGGTGAGCGACTCAAGGCGCGTCGTCAGGCCTGCCGGCTGAGCCTGGATGGCGTCGCCCGGGAGACCGGTGTGAGCAAGGCGATGCTGGGGCAGATCGAACGCGGGGAGTCGACGCCTACGGTAGCCACGCTGTGGAAGATCGCCAGCGGCTTGCGTGTCCCGATGAGTTACTTTCTGGCGCCCGGCCTGACCCCGGCCAGTCGATCATCGATCCCCTGGCATCAGGATGCCTCCGGCATGACAGTGCTGCCGCTGTTCGCCTTCGACCCTGGCTTGGGATTCGAGATGTTCGTCATCGATCTTCCCCAGGGCACGTTCAGCGAGTCGCCGGCCCATGCGCCGGGGATCGTCGAACACGTGGTGGTCATCGAGGGCGCCATGGAGCTGGCGATCGAAGGGCAGTGGCATCGTCTCGAGGCCGGCGATGCCATGCGCTTCGCCGCCGACCGGCCCCATGCCTACCGCAATCTCGATGCGCCTAGGGCGCGAATCCACGATCTGATCCACTATCCGGCGGGCATGTGA
- a CDS encoding mannose-1-phosphate guanylyltransferase/mannose-6-phosphate isomerase translates to MLIPVVLAGGAGTRLWPMSRASFPKQFLPVVGPRSMLLETLDRFASIEPADPIVVCQEAHRFVVAEQLREAGWRAEILLEPAPRNTAPAIALAALQAMVRDPDAMLLVLPADHAIRDPEALREALGPAQAAARQGRLVTFGVMPTRAEIGYGYIEASEPPSAELAVPIQRFVEKPDAATAEAYLASGRYLWNSGMFLMRADRYLEELGAHRPDMLDAVTAAWEARQSDLDFLRVAPAPFAACETESVDFAVMENTAEGCVVALDAGWSDVGSWQALWEIADKDAAGNALSGDVITEDVHGSLIRAESRLVTAVGVDDLLIVETPDAVLVTHREQAQEVKRIAAALKRDNRSEWDLHRRVHRPWGSYDGVHRAARYQVKHICVAPGGRLSLQQHFHRAEHWVVVCGTARVTCGDETFLLTENQSTYIPLGVVHRLENPGKIPLELIEIQSGSYLGEDDIERFDDVYRRD, encoded by the coding sequence ATGTTGATCCCCGTGGTGCTTGCCGGCGGCGCCGGTACCCGGCTGTGGCCGATGTCGCGGGCAAGCTTTCCCAAGCAGTTCCTACCCGTGGTGGGGCCGCGCAGCATGCTGCTCGAGACCCTGGATCGCTTTGCCAGCATCGAGCCCGCCGATCCTATCGTGGTCTGCCAGGAGGCGCACCGCTTCGTGGTCGCCGAGCAGCTGCGCGAGGCCGGCTGGCGCGCAGAGATTCTGCTCGAACCGGCGCCGCGCAATACCGCGCCGGCCATTGCCCTGGCCGCGCTGCAGGCGATGGTGCGCGACCCCGACGCCATGCTGCTGGTGCTGCCGGCGGACCACGCCATTCGTGACCCCGAGGCGCTGCGCGAGGCGCTGGGGCCGGCCCAGGCGGCGGCCCGCCAGGGCCGGCTGGTGACCTTCGGGGTGATGCCGACCCGCGCCGAGATCGGCTATGGCTATATCGAGGCGAGCGAGCCGCCGAGCGCGGAGCTGGCGGTGCCGATCCAGCGTTTCGTCGAGAAGCCCGACGCCGCGACCGCCGAAGCCTATCTCGCCAGCGGCCGCTATCTGTGGAACAGCGGCATGTTCCTGATGCGCGCCGACCGTTATCTGGAGGAGCTGGGGGCGCACCGTCCGGACATGCTCGATGCGGTGACCGCCGCCTGGGAAGCGCGCCAGTCGGATCTCGATTTCCTGCGCGTGGCACCGGCGCCCTTCGCCGCCTGCGAAACCGAGTCGGTGGACTTCGCGGTGATGGAGAATACCGCCGAGGGCTGCGTGGTGGCGCTCGACGCCGGCTGGTCCGATGTCGGTTCGTGGCAGGCGCTGTGGGAGATCGCCGACAAGGATGCCGCGGGCAATGCGCTCAGTGGCGACGTCATCACCGAGGATGTGCACGGCAGTCTGATCCGCGCCGAGAGCCGCCTGGTCACGGCAGTGGGGGTCGACGACCTGCTGATCGTGGAGACCCCGGATGCGGTGCTGGTGACCCATCGCGAGCAGGCCCAGGAGGTCAAGCGGATCGCCGCGGCGCTCAAGCGCGACAACCGCAGCGAGTGGGATCTCCACCGTCGCGTGCATCGCCCCTGGGGCAGCTACGATGGCGTGCATCGCGCCGCGCGCTACCAGGTCAAGCATATCTGCGTGGCGCCGGGCGGGCGCCTCTCGCTGCAGCAGCATTTCCATCGGGCAGAGCACTGGGTGGTGGTGTGCGGCACCGCTCGGGTGACCTGTGGCGACGAGACCTTCCTGCTGACCGAGAACCAGTCCACCTATATCCCGCTGGGGGTGGTGCACCGGCTCGAGAACCCGGGCAAGATCCCGCTCGAACTGATCGAGATCCAGAGCGGCAGCTATCTGGGCGAGGACGACATCGAGCGCTTCGACGACGTCTATCGGCGCGACTGA
- a CDS encoding UDP-glucose/GDP-mannose dehydrogenase family protein — MRITIFGTGYVGLVTGACLADAGHDVMCMDIDEHKVARLKRGEIPIYEPGLEALVTENVTHGRLTFTTDVREAVAFGTLQFIAVGTPPDEDGSADLQYVLAVARSIGEHMDAYKVVVDKSTVPVGTADRVHEAIAETLAGRGVELSFDVCSNPEFLKEGAAIEDFTHGARIVVGTDAERVKALMRECYAPYNRRAEKLMFMDVRSAELTKYAANAMLATKISFMNEIANLAERLGADVENVRRGIGSDPRIGYHFIYPGCGYGGSCFPKDVQALSRTAAQIGYPAQLLEAVEAVNERQKATLFAKLEQAFDGALAGKVVAIWGLAFKPNTDDMREAPSRALMEALWAAGAKVRAFDPEAMEECARLYGERDDLTLVDARDEAVVGADALVICTEWKSFRTVDFGQLKQALATPVIVDGRNLFDPAAVRDAGLLYFAVGRGDSLDQKAPRAR, encoded by the coding sequence ATGCGAATCACGATTTTCGGCACGGGCTACGTTGGCCTGGTCACGGGGGCCTGTCTGGCGGATGCTGGCCACGACGTCATGTGCATGGATATCGATGAACACAAGGTCGCGCGGCTCAAGCGTGGCGAGATTCCGATCTACGAGCCCGGGCTGGAAGCGCTGGTCACCGAGAACGTGACCCATGGGCGGCTGACCTTCACCACCGATGTCCGCGAGGCGGTGGCGTTCGGCACGCTGCAGTTCATCGCCGTGGGCACGCCGCCGGATGAGGATGGCAGCGCCGATCTGCAGTACGTGCTCGCGGTGGCGCGCTCGATCGGCGAGCATATGGACGCCTACAAGGTGGTGGTCGATAAATCCACCGTGCCCGTGGGCACCGCCGATCGCGTGCACGAGGCGATCGCCGAGACCCTCGCCGGGCGTGGCGTCGAGCTGTCGTTCGATGTCTGCTCCAACCCCGAATTCCTCAAGGAGGGCGCGGCGATCGAGGACTTCACCCACGGCGCGCGGATCGTGGTGGGGACCGACGCCGAACGCGTCAAGGCGCTCATGCGCGAGTGCTATGCGCCTTACAACCGGCGCGCCGAGAAGCTGATGTTCATGGACGTGCGCAGCGCCGAGCTGACCAAGTATGCGGCCAACGCCATGCTGGCGACCAAGATCAGCTTCATGAACGAGATCGCCAACCTGGCCGAGCGCCTCGGCGCCGATGTCGAGAACGTACGCCGGGGGATCGGCAGTGACCCGCGCATCGGCTATCACTTCATCTATCCGGGCTGCGGCTACGGCGGCTCCTGCTTTCCCAAGGATGTCCAGGCGCTGTCGCGCACCGCGGCACAGATCGGTTATCCGGCACAGCTGCTGGAAGCGGTGGAAGCGGTCAACGAGCGTCAGAAGGCCACCCTGTTCGCCAAGCTGGAACAGGCGTTCGATGGCGCCCTGGCGGGCAAGGTGGTGGCGATCTGGGGGCTGGCGTTCAAACCCAATACCGACGACATGCGCGAGGCGCCGAGCCGGGCGCTGATGGAGGCGCTGTGGGCCGCCGGTGCCAAGGTGCGCGCCTTCGACCCTGAAGCGATGGAGGAGTGTGCCCGGCTCTACGGCGAGCGCGACGATCTCACCCTGGTCGACGCCCGTGACGAGGCCGTGGTGGGGGCCGATGCGCTGGTCATCTGCACCGAGTGGAAGTCGTTCCGCACGGTGGATTTCGGCCAGCTCAAGCAGGCACTCGCCACGCCAGTGATCGTCGACGGTCGCAATCTGTTCGATCCGGCGGCGGTGCGCGACGCCGGGCTGCTCTACTTTGCCGTGGGACGCGGCGACTCGCTCGATCAGAAGGCGCCGCGCGCGCGGTGA
- a CDS encoding transglutaminase family protein, whose translation MRYRVSHSTRYDYAASVSLCHNEARLTPRRLTWQHPEPTRLTVTPAPAVLQTRRDVFGNEVNYFSVQEVHQSLTVIAETCLTTGARPQPPAVGAWEAVRETSRERVACRLYQLDSPFVTRHAALHDFAAISFTPGRPLLEAAAELNQRIFEGFVYDPGYTTLATPVLEVLEARRGVCQDFAHLMIGCLRSLGLAARYVSGYLETRPPPGQSRLVGADASHAWSALYLPGWGWLEFDPTNGTLPGERHLITGWGRDYGDVPPLKGVMSGGGSHALEVAVDVEPLAVDPA comes from the coding sequence ATGCGCTATCGTGTCAGCCACAGCACCCGTTACGACTACGCGGCTTCGGTCTCGCTATGCCATAACGAGGCGCGTCTGACGCCGCGGCGCTTGACCTGGCAGCACCCCGAGCCGACTCGCCTGACGGTGACGCCGGCGCCGGCCGTGCTGCAAACGCGGCGCGACGTGTTCGGCAATGAGGTCAACTATTTCAGCGTCCAGGAGGTGCATCAGAGCCTGACGGTGATCGCCGAAACCTGCCTCACCACCGGCGCGCGCCCGCAGCCGCCGGCAGTCGGCGCCTGGGAGGCGGTGCGCGAGACCAGCCGCGAGCGGGTGGCGTGCCGGCTCTATCAGCTCGATTCGCCGTTCGTCACCCGCCATGCGGCGCTGCACGACTTCGCCGCCATCAGCTTCACCCCGGGACGACCGCTGCTCGAGGCCGCCGCCGAACTCAACCAGCGCATCTTTGAAGGTTTCGTCTACGATCCCGGTTACACCACGCTGGCGACGCCGGTGCTGGAGGTGCTGGAGGCGCGCCGCGGCGTGTGCCAGGACTTCGCCCATCTGATGATCGGCTGCCTGCGTTCGCTGGGGCTCGCCGCGCGCTACGTCAGCGGCTATCTCGAAACCCGACCGCCGCCGGGACAGTCGCGGTTGGTGGGTGCGGACGCCTCCCACGCCTGGAGTGCGCTCTATCTGCCTGGCTGGGGCTGGTTGGAGTTCGATCCGACCAACGGCACGCTGCCTGGCGAGCGGCATCTGATCACCGGCTGGGGCCGTGATTACGGCGACGTGCCGCCCCTGAAAGGGGTGATGAGCGGCGGCGGCTCGCATGCGCTCGAGGTGGCGGTGGATGTGGAACCTTTGGCTGTTGATCCCGCCTAA
- a CDS encoding benzoate/H(+) symporter BenE family transporter, whose product MPHSHFWRDSSPAHITAGFVAVLVGYSSSAIIIFQAAAAAGASPEQIGAWLSALGLAMGITSIGLSLRYRQPILTAWSTPGAALLAVSLPGSSLNEAIGVFMFCALLVLICGITGWFARMMQVIPQSIAAAMLAGVLLRFGLDAFLSLGHEFTLVLVMLATYLIAKRWLPRYAILLVLVLGLGCAAALGKVDTAAARWSFALPLPVMPHVSLASLLGIGLPLFVVSMASQNAPGVATLRAAGYDTPISPLMIWTGLATLLLAPFGAFSVCLAAITAAICMGSDVQADPARRYPAAVWAGLFYLLAAVCGGSIGSLFDALPRELVVALAGLALLPTIASSLHRALREEAQREPALITFLVTGSGVSLFGIGAAFWGLVAGMLALGIAGFHRRSRV is encoded by the coding sequence ATGCCTCACTCCCACTTCTGGCGCGACAGCAGCCCCGCCCATATCACCGCCGGATTCGTCGCCGTGCTGGTCGGCTATAGCAGTTCAGCGATCATCATTTTCCAGGCCGCCGCCGCCGCGGGCGCCTCGCCGGAACAGATCGGGGCCTGGCTGAGCGCGCTGGGGTTAGCGATGGGTATCACCTCGATCGGACTCTCGCTGCGCTATCGTCAGCCGATTCTCACCGCCTGGTCGACACCTGGCGCCGCACTGCTCGCGGTCAGCCTGCCCGGCAGCTCGCTCAACGAAGCGATCGGGGTATTCATGTTCTGCGCCCTGCTGGTGCTGATCTGCGGCATCACCGGCTGGTTCGCGCGAATGATGCAGGTGATCCCGCAGTCGATCGCAGCGGCGATGCTGGCTGGCGTACTGCTGCGCTTTGGCCTCGATGCCTTCCTCTCGCTGGGCCACGAGTTCACCCTGGTGCTGGTGATGCTGGCGACCTATCTGATCGCCAAGCGCTGGCTGCCGCGCTACGCCATCCTGCTGGTGCTGGTACTGGGGCTCGGGTGCGCCGCCGCACTGGGCAAGGTCGATACCGCGGCGGCGCGCTGGTCGTTCGCGCTGCCGCTACCGGTCATGCCCCATGTCAGTCTCGCCAGCCTGCTCGGCATCGGCCTGCCGCTGTTCGTGGTCAGCATGGCCTCGCAGAACGCGCCCGGCGTCGCCACGCTGCGCGCCGCGGGCTACGACACCCCGATCTCGCCGCTGATGATCTGGACCGGGCTGGCCACGCTGCTACTGGCCCCCTTCGGGGCTTTCAGCGTATGTCTCGCCGCCATCACCGCGGCGATCTGCATGGGCAGCGACGTTCAAGCCGATCCGGCGCGCCGCTATCCGGCGGCGGTCTGGGCGGGGCTGTTCTATCTGCTCGCGGCGGTGTGCGGCGGCTCGATCGGCAGCCTGTTCGACGCCCTGCCGCGGGAGCTGGTGGTGGCCCTGGCCGGTCTGGCGCTGCTGCCGACCATCGCCAGCAGCCTGCACCGGGCACTGCGCGAGGAAGCCCAGCGCGAGCCGGCACTGATCACCTTCCTGGTCACCGGCTCCGGCGTGAGCCTGTTCGGCATCGGCGCGGCCTTCTGGGGGCTGGTCGCAGGCATGTTGGCTCTGGGTATCGCCGGTTTTCACCGCAGATCAAGAGTTTAG
- a CDS encoding N-acetylmuramoyl-L-alanine amidase, with amino-acid sequence MRAGAGRLGLLAALLSVIAGCASSGLVQRDGYVVDRRQQSSAFNERVRYVVLHYTDSEAPRALKTLMGPKVSAHYVVARAPEQRGGKPVVWQLVDEQKRAWHAGVSAWEDRTQLNDSSIGIEIVNRGPSGDTTAQRWAPYSEKQIAAVIALVGDILRRYRLPPTAVVGHADIAPERKIDPGPAFPWQRLHAAGIAAWPDAGSVARYRQRFERCPPTLAQLQRALAAYGYALPVSGERDARTQAVLRAFQMHFRASDYRGEPDVESAATAWALLAKYHPEALEDTRLATLTCPPDSGSDRGFAP; translated from the coding sequence TTGCGCGCAGGTGCCGGGCGCCTTGGGCTCCTCGCTGCCCTGCTCTCCGTCATCGCCGGCTGTGCCAGTTCCGGCCTGGTACAGCGCGACGGCTATGTGGTCGATCGCCGCCAGCAATCGAGCGCGTTCAACGAGCGTGTGCGCTATGTGGTATTGCATTACACCGATTCCGAGGCGCCACGCGCACTAAAAACGCTGATGGGCCCCAAGGTCAGCGCCCACTATGTGGTCGCGCGCGCGCCGGAGCAGCGGGGTGGCAAACCGGTGGTATGGCAGCTGGTCGACGAGCAAAAGCGCGCCTGGCACGCCGGCGTCAGCGCCTGGGAGGACCGCACTCAGCTCAACGACTCATCGATCGGCATCGAGATCGTCAACCGTGGCCCGAGCGGCGACACCACGGCACAGCGCTGGGCGCCCTACTCCGAGAAACAGATCGCGGCCGTCATCGCGCTCGTCGGCGATATCCTCCGCCGCTATCGGCTGCCGCCCACGGCGGTCGTCGGCCACGCCGATATCGCCCCCGAACGCAAGATCGACCCGGGCCCGGCCTTCCCCTGGCAACGCCTCCACGCCGCCGGCATCGCCGCATGGCCGGATGCCGGCAGCGTCGCTCGTTATCGGCAACGTTTCGAGCGCTGCCCACCGACACTCGCTCAGTTGCAGCGCGCGCTGGCCGCTTACGGTTATGCGCTACCCGTCAGCGGCGAGCGCGACGCGCGGACCCAGGCGGTGCTGCGCGCCTTCCAGATGCACTTCCGAGCGTCGGATTACCGCGGCGAGCCCGATGTCGAGAGCGCGGCGACCGCCTGGGCGCTACTCGCCAAGTACCATCCCGAGGCGCTCGAGGATACGCGCCTGGCAACGCTCACATGCCCGCCGGATAGTGGATCAGATCGTGGATTCGCGCCCTAG
- a CDS encoding LysR family transcriptional regulator produces MKRLDFTTLRLFIAIADSHSLTRAAAREHLALAAVSKRISDLETQLSTTLLYRRPRGVELTPAGHALLHHARHMLDSLDHLTADLSEYSVGIRGHVRMHANTSAVIEFLPEDLSDFTWRYPQIRIDMQERLSHEIISAVREGLTDIGIFSAHIPAGELQTRAYRRDRLALVTASDHPLAGHASIAFAETLDYDFIGLEQDSSLHSLLQQDAQRLKRALRMRIQVRSFEGICRMIDRGMGVGILPARAVSAYRGSLSLATVPLSDTWAERELVIGMRDYDSLPLIAREMVDHLTAAAERSGASSQGEARTTATEPPA; encoded by the coding sequence ATGAAGCGACTCGATTTCACCACCCTGCGCCTGTTCATCGCCATTGCCGACTCGCACAGCCTGACCCGGGCGGCGGCGCGCGAGCACCTGGCGCTGGCAGCGGTGAGCAAGCGCATCAGCGACCTCGAGACGCAGCTCTCGACCACCCTGCTCTACCGCCGCCCGCGCGGCGTCGAGCTGACCCCGGCAGGCCATGCGCTGCTGCACCACGCGCGCCACATGCTGGATAGCCTCGACCATCTGACTGCGGATCTGAGCGAGTACAGCGTGGGCATACGCGGGCACGTGCGCATGCATGCCAACACCTCGGCGGTGATCGAGTTCCTGCCCGAGGACCTGAGCGACTTCACCTGGCGCTATCCGCAGATCCGCATCGACATGCAGGAGCGCCTGAGCCACGAGATCATCTCCGCGGTACGCGAAGGGCTCACCGATATCGGTATCTTCTCGGCGCATATCCCCGCCGGCGAGCTGCAGACCCGCGCCTATCGCCGCGACCGCCTGGCGCTGGTGACCGCCAGCGACCATCCGCTCGCCGGGCACGCCAGCATCGCCTTTGCCGAGACCCTGGATTACGACTTCATCGGGCTGGAGCAGGACTCCTCGCTGCACAGTCTGCTGCAGCAGGACGCCCAGCGCCTGAAGCGCGCGCTGCGCATGCGCATCCAGGTACGCAGTTTCGAGGGGATCTGCCGCATGATCGATCGCGGCATGGGAGTGGGCATTCTGCCGGCACGCGCGGTCTCGGCCTACCGCGGCAGCCTGTCGCTGGCGACGGTCCCGCTGAGCGACACCTGGGCCGAGCGCGAGCTGGTGATCGGCATGCGCGACTACGACTCGCTGCCGCTGATCGCGCGCGAGATGGTCGACCACTTGACCGCGGCCGCGGAGCGTAGCGGCGCCTCGAGCCAGGGCGAGGCACGCACCACCGCTACCGAGCCGCCGGCCTGA
- a CDS encoding histone-like nucleoid-structuring protein, MvaT/MvaU family, with product MSLLSDYVKKEQLLKQLEEELKRMEGDQRLKAELEFKEKLEALMAEYGKSTSDVIELLSPRPSSAAAGSAQPASTGGRRKRKLKIYKNPNTGEVVETRGGNHKTLKAWKEEHGGDTVESWVVRTEE from the coding sequence ATGTCTCTTCTCAGTGACTACGTCAAAAAGGAACAGCTCCTTAAGCAGTTAGAAGAAGAGCTGAAGCGTATGGAAGGTGACCAGCGCCTCAAGGCCGAGCTCGAATTCAAGGAGAAGCTCGAGGCCCTGATGGCGGAATATGGTAAGTCCACCTCCGACGTCATCGAACTGCTCAGCCCGCGCCCCAGCAGCGCTGCTGCCGGCAGTGCTCAACCCGCCAGCACGGGTGGTCGCCGCAAACGCAAGCTCAAGATCTACAAGAACCCCAACACGGGTGAAGTGGTCGAGACGCGTGGTGGTAACCACAAGACGCTGAAAGCGTGGAAGGAAGAGCACGGCGGCGATACCGTGGAATCCTGGGTCGTGCGCACCGAAGAGTGA